The following proteins are encoded in a genomic region of Pangasianodon hypophthalmus isolate fPanHyp1 chromosome 26, fPanHyp1.pri, whole genome shotgun sequence:
- the LOC128317497 gene encoding B-cell receptor CD22-like, with protein sequence MASPLYLIFLFMISGALGNERSVKYSQLNLCAIRGSTVFMNGTYTHPTHLTVENRFWLINPVPGIEPTDLRNEPGYSDRVEYLGDEQKHFSLRLSDVKKTDEHMYCVRVITNDQKERWVGVPGVTLTVTDLQVIAPAEVTEGQSAVLTCKTTCSLTDPTFIWYKNSRGLTTETTKSNEVHLQRVSSEDAGSYSCAVRGYEHLPSPAQTLSVRYPPKNVSVSISSSGETVEGSSVTLTCSSDANPPVENYTWFKEKTSVGKGKTYIISNISTEDSGEYKCKCSNEVGHQDSIGVTLNVLYPPKNVSVSISSSGEIVEGSSVTLTCSSDANPPVENYTWFKGNESSPIGSGQSYRALQSGQYYCEAQNKHGSLKSAAVSVTLNGEYDDDNLYANVAMTNPINTVPDSASANQDEVLYARVVRRSAGDPGSAESSAVKASGSEDKEVQYASIRFTRTGADYRPSNAEDPTVIYSRVN encoded by the exons ATGGCTTCTCCACTTTATCTGATCTTTCTGTTCATGATCTCAG GAGCTCTTGGGAATGAACGGAGTGTGAAATACAGCCAACTAAATctctgtgctataagaggatctacagtgtttatgaacggcacttacacacacccaacacatcTTACAGTGGAGAACAGGTTTTGGTTAATAAACCCAGTTCCAGGTATAGAGCCGACTGATCTGCGTAATGAACCAGGTTACTCAGACAGAGTGGAGTATTTAGGAGATGAACAGAAACACTTCTCCCTCAGACTGAGTGATGTGaagaaaacagatgaacacatGTACTGCGTCAGAGTCATAACAAATGATCAAAAAGAACGATGGGTGGGTGTACCCGGAGTTACACTCACTGTTAcag ATCTTCAGGTGATCGCTCCTGCAGAAGTGACAGAGGGACAATCAGCCGTTCTGACCTGTAAAACCACCTGCAGTCTGACTGATCCCACATTCATCTGGTACAAAAACAGCCGTGGTTTAACCACAGAGACCACCAAGAGCAATGAAGTCCACCTGCAGCGGGTCAGCAGTGAGGATGCAGGCAGTTATagctgtgctgtaagaggatATGAACATCTCCCCTCTCCTGCTCAAACTCTCAGTGTCAGAT ATCCTCCAAAGAatgtctcagtgtccatcagctcctctggtgagacagtggagggcagttcagtgactctgacctgcagcagtgatgctaacccacctGTGGAGAACTACACCTGGTTTAAGGAGAAGACGTCAGTAGGAAAAGGAAAGACCTACATCATCTCCAACATCAGCACTGAGGACAGTGGAGAGTACAAGTGCAAGTGCAGTAATGAAGTCGGACATCAGGACTCCATCGGTGTAACTCTGAATGTTCTGT ATCCTCCAAAGAacgtctcagtgtccatcagctcctctggtgagatagtggagggcagttcagtgactctgacctgcagcagtgatgctaacccacctGTGGAGAACTACACCTGGTTTAAGGGGAATGAATCGTCACCTATAGGATCTGGACAGAGTTACAGAGCTCTACAGAGTGGACAGTACTACTGCGAGGCTCAGAATAAACACGGATCTTTGAAATCAGCTGCAGTGTCCGTCACTTTAAACGGTGAGTACGATGAT GATAATCTTTATGCCAATGTAGCAATGACAAATCCAATCAACACTGTACCTGATTCAGCCTCGGCCAATCAGGATGAAGTCCTGTATGCCAGAGTTGTACGCCGGAGTGCCGGTGACCCCGGGAGCGCTGAGAGTTCT